The following are encoded in a window of Solibacillus sp. FSL R7-0668 genomic DNA:
- the guaB gene encoding IMP dehydrogenase, whose translation MWETKFAKEGLTFDDVLLVPAHSEVLPKDVDLSVQLTPNIKLNIPMISAGMDTVTEAKMAIAMARQGGIGIVHKNMSIDEQAEEVEKVKRSENGVITNPFFLTPEHQVFDAEHLMGKYRISGVPIVNNMEDQKLVGIITNRDLRFISDYSLKIDDVMTKEDLITAPVGTTLEDAEKILQQYKIEKLPIVDNEGKLTGLITIKDIEKVIEFPNAAKDVHGRLVVGAAVGVSKDTMLRIAKLVEAQVDIIVIDTAHGHSQGVLNTIADIRAAYPDLDIIAGNVATAEGTRALFEAGADVVKVGIGPGSICTTRVVAGVGVPQITAVYDAASVAREYGKTIIADGGIKYSGDIVKALAAGGHVVMLGSLLAGTSESPGETEIFQGRRFKVYRGMGSLGAMEKGSKDRYFQEDAKKLVPEGIEGRLPYKGPLADTIHQLMGGIRAGMGYCGAPNLEYLREKSQFIKMTGAGLRESHPHDVQITKEAPNYSLQ comes from the coding sequence ATGTGGGAAACAAAATTCGCTAAAGAAGGTTTAACATTTGATGACGTATTATTAGTACCAGCACATTCTGAAGTATTACCGAAGGATGTTGATTTATCCGTACAATTAACGCCTAATATTAAGTTAAACATTCCAATGATTTCTGCAGGTATGGACACAGTTACAGAAGCAAAAATGGCGATTGCCATGGCACGTCAAGGTGGTATCGGAATTGTTCATAAGAATATGAGCATTGATGAGCAAGCAGAAGAAGTAGAAAAAGTAAAACGTTCTGAAAATGGCGTAATTACAAATCCATTCTTCTTAACACCCGAACATCAAGTATTTGATGCAGAGCATTTAATGGGTAAATACCGCATTTCAGGTGTTCCTATTGTAAATAACATGGAAGATCAAAAATTAGTAGGGATTATTACGAACCGGGACTTACGCTTCATCTCTGATTACTCTTTAAAAATTGATGATGTGATGACGAAGGAAGATTTAATTACAGCACCAGTAGGAACGACTTTAGAAGATGCTGAAAAAATTCTTCAACAATACAAAATCGAAAAATTACCAATCGTTGATAATGAAGGTAAATTAACAGGCTTAATCACAATTAAAGATATCGAAAAGGTGATTGAGTTCCCGAACGCTGCAAAAGACGTACATGGTCGTTTAGTAGTTGGTGCAGCAGTAGGCGTGTCTAAAGATACAATGTTACGTATTGCTAAGCTTGTGGAAGCACAAGTTGATATTATTGTCATTGATACAGCACATGGCCACTCTCAAGGCGTATTAAATACAATTGCGGATATTCGTGCAGCTTATCCAGACTTAGATATTATTGCAGGTAACGTAGCGACAGCTGAAGGTACGCGTGCATTATTTGAAGCAGGTGCTGATGTTGTTAAAGTAGGTATCGGACCAGGTTCTATTTGTACAACTCGTGTAGTTGCTGGTGTAGGTGTACCTCAAATTACGGCTGTATACGACGCTGCTTCAGTAGCGCGTGAATATGGTAAAACAATTATTGCTGATGGTGGTATTAAGTACTCTGGTGACATCGTGAAGGCTTTAGCAGCTGGTGGACATGTTGTTATGCTTGGTTCCCTTTTAGCAGGTACTTCAGAATCTCCAGGGGAAACAGAAATTTTCCAAGGTCGTCGCTTTAAAGTTTACCGCGGTATGGGTTCACTAGGTGCGATGGAAAAGGGCTCAAAAGATCGTTACTTCCAAGAGGACGCTAAAAAATTAGTGCCAGAGGGGATTGAAGGTCGTCTTCCTTATAAAGGACCTTTAGCAGATACGATTCACCAATTAATGGGTGGTATTCGTGCTGGTATGGGTTACTGTGGAGCTCCTAATTTAGAGTATTTACGTGAGAAATCACAATTCATCAAGATGACAGGTGCAGGTTTACGTGAATCACATCCACATGATGTACAAATTACAAAAGAAGCACCAAACTATTCACTCCAATAA
- a CDS encoding D-alanyl-D-alanine carboxypeptidase family protein, whose translation MKKVSKRTMLSLILIPMLLLSMLTLAPATTKAADDLGLTVDAAILIDADTGKILYEQNAETALGIASMSKMMTEYLLLDAIKEGSVTWEQQYNVTEYTHKISQNRLLSNVPLRADGTYSIRELYEAMAIYSANAATIAIAETIAGTETEFLKLMNKKAEELGLENYKFVNSTGLNNSDLQGMHPAGTGENDENVMPARSVAKLAYHLLKDHPDMLETAKIPKKVFREGTTDAINMSNWNFMLPGLVYEYEGVDGLKTGTTDFAGHTFTGTAKRGDTRLIAVVMKAVDSKGVGSYKARFDATAKLFDYGFGQFTKQEIIPANYQFKDQKTVAVTKGKADEVNIAVKEPISVMVKTTDKDAYKPTLVLNSEELEAGVKKDQVVGQVIVERTEGTDYGYIDGSEITAEVVTTEAVERAGKVSLFFQGIGNFFGNLWDGVFGFVNPTL comes from the coding sequence GTGAAAAAAGTAAGTAAACGAACGATGTTAAGCTTAATTTTAATTCCGATGTTATTACTGAGCATGTTGACGTTAGCACCTGCTACGACAAAAGCAGCGGATGATTTAGGCTTAACGGTAGATGCAGCAATCTTAATTGATGCAGACACAGGAAAGATTTTATATGAGCAAAATGCAGAGACAGCTTTAGGAATTGCAAGTATGTCAAAAATGATGACAGAATACTTATTATTAGATGCTATTAAAGAAGGTTCCGTGACATGGGAGCAACAATACAATGTAACGGAGTATACACATAAAATTTCACAAAATCGTTTATTAAGTAATGTTCCACTACGTGCGGATGGTACATATTCGATTAGAGAATTATATGAAGCAATGGCAATCTATTCAGCCAATGCAGCAACCATTGCTATTGCAGAAACTATTGCAGGAACAGAAACTGAGTTTTTAAAATTAATGAATAAAAAAGCAGAAGAGCTCGGCTTAGAAAATTATAAATTCGTGAACTCAACAGGCTTAAACAATTCAGATTTACAAGGCATGCACCCAGCAGGAACAGGGGAAAATGATGAAAATGTAATGCCAGCTCGTTCGGTAGCCAAGTTAGCCTATCATTTATTAAAAGATCACCCGGATATGTTAGAAACAGCAAAAATCCCTAAAAAGGTATTCCGTGAAGGGACAACAGATGCAATTAACATGTCGAACTGGAACTTCATGTTACCAGGACTTGTTTATGAATACGAAGGGGTAGACGGCTTAAAAACAGGAACAACTGATTTTGCAGGCCACACATTCACAGGTACGGCAAAACGTGGTGACACACGTTTAATCGCTGTTGTTATGAAAGCGGTCGATTCAAAAGGTGTTGGGTCGTATAAAGCACGTTTTGATGCGACAGCAAAATTATTCGACTATGGCTTCGGTCAATTCACGAAGCAGGAAATCATTCCAGCAAACTATCAATTTAAAGATCAAAAAACAGTTGCTGTTACGAAAGGGAAAGCAGATGAAGTAAACATCGCTGTAAAAGAACCTATTTCAGTAATGGTAAAAACAACAGACAAAGATGCATATAAACCAACTTTAGTTTTAAATTCAGAAGAGCTTGAAGCGGGCGTTAAGAAGGATCAAGTAGTAGGTCAAGTCATCGTTGAGCGCACAGAAGGCACAGATTATGGCTATATCGACGGTTCTGAAATTACAGCAGAAGTCGTTACAACAGAAGCTGTAGAGCGTGCGGGGAAGGTGTCGTTATTTTTCCAAGGAATCGGTAATTTCTTCGGTAATCTATGGGATGGCGTCTTTGGCTTTGTAAATCCAACTTTATAA
- the asnB gene encoding asparagine synthase (glutamine-hydrolyzing), protein MCGITGIIDFSQNLSQQRALIAHMTESIAHRGPDGDGHFLSRHALLGHKRLAIIDLVTGAQPMTKGAFTIVYNGEVYNANELREQLQQLGHHFFSTSDTEVILASYIQWKDRCVDYLNGIFAFAIWDDEKEQLFLCRDRLGVKPLFYVELGTGLLFASEIKALLAHPFVKAEVDSDGLAALFSLGPSRIQGHAIFKGIKELKPGFALYRDREKCSSWRYWDIESMEHRDNEQQTIERVRQLVTDAVCRQLVSDVPICTMLSGGLDSSILTAIAAKQLSERNQALATYSVAYEGNNNHFQTNAFQTTQDEYWIEKMQQHFGTKHRQIELQQRQLVDALTDAMRLKDMPSMADIDSSLYLFCKEIKNNHVVALSGECADEVFGGYPWFYGQQQASFPWLRATSEREGLLKANWQQRLRLADYLQNAYEEAITQMPSFVGNEAQRKRQQLFYLNNQFFMQTLLERNDRMSMGAGVEVRVPFADHTIIEYVWNIPWEMKNSGAMEKGILRQAFREVLPKEVVERKKNPYPKTYHPLYTKLVSERLAENLQHKNSVLHELFEREQLDQLIASGGKSFQVPWFGQLMAGPQLLAYLIQVHEWVEHYRINIIST, encoded by the coding sequence ATGTGTGGAATTACAGGCATCATTGATTTTTCACAAAATCTTTCGCAGCAACGAGCACTCATTGCTCATATGACGGAATCAATCGCACATCGCGGACCAGATGGTGATGGTCATTTTCTATCAAGGCATGCGCTTTTAGGTCATAAACGGTTAGCAATTATTGATTTGGTGACAGGTGCGCAACCGATGACAAAGGGTGCCTTTACAATTGTTTATAATGGTGAGGTATACAATGCGAATGAGCTTCGTGAACAACTACAGCAATTAGGCCATCACTTTTTTTCAACATCGGATACAGAAGTGATATTAGCCTCCTATATCCAGTGGAAGGACCGCTGTGTCGATTATTTAAATGGTATTTTTGCCTTTGCCATTTGGGATGATGAGAAGGAGCAATTGTTTTTGTGCAGGGATCGCTTAGGTGTGAAGCCATTGTTTTATGTGGAGCTGGGTACAGGGCTATTATTTGCTTCAGAAATTAAAGCATTACTTGCACATCCATTTGTAAAGGCAGAGGTGGATAGTGATGGGCTGGCGGCGCTCTTTAGCTTAGGACCATCTCGGATACAGGGACATGCAATTTTTAAAGGGATTAAGGAATTAAAGCCAGGATTTGCATTATATAGAGATCGTGAAAAGTGCAGTAGTTGGCGCTATTGGGATATTGAAAGTATGGAGCATCGGGACAATGAACAGCAAACGATTGAGCGTGTACGGCAATTAGTAACAGATGCAGTATGCCGACAGCTAGTAAGTGATGTACCCATTTGCACCATGCTTTCCGGTGGGCTTGATTCGAGTATTTTAACAGCTATCGCAGCCAAACAACTTTCTGAACGGAATCAAGCACTAGCAACTTACTCCGTAGCCTATGAGGGGAATAATAATCATTTCCAAACAAATGCTTTTCAAACAACACAAGATGAATATTGGATAGAAAAAATGCAACAACACTTTGGCACAAAGCATAGGCAAATCGAATTACAGCAAAGGCAGCTTGTCGATGCTTTAACAGATGCGATGCGTTTAAAAGATATGCCAAGTATGGCTGATATTGATAGTTCACTGTACTTATTTTGTAAGGAAATAAAAAACAACCATGTTGTCGCATTATCGGGTGAATGTGCGGATGAAGTATTCGGTGGGTATCCATGGTTTTATGGACAACAACAAGCCTCATTCCCCTGGCTACGTGCAACCAGTGAGCGAGAAGGGCTGTTAAAGGCTAACTGGCAACAGAGACTACGTTTAGCTGATTATCTACAAAATGCGTATGAAGAAGCAATCACACAAATGCCGTCATTTGTAGGGAATGAAGCACAACGGAAACGTCAGCAATTATTTTACTTAAATAATCAATTCTTTATGCAAACTTTATTAGAACGTAATGACCGGATGTCGATGGGAGCGGGTGTAGAGGTGCGGGTGCCCTTTGCGGATCATACCATTATTGAGTATGTGTGGAATATTCCTTGGGAAATGAAAAATAGTGGTGCAATGGAGAAAGGGATATTGCGTCAAGCATTTCGTGAGGTGTTGCCAAAGGAAGTTGTAGAACGTAAAAAAAATCCGTATCCGAAAACATATCATCCGCTTTATACAAAGCTGGTGTCTGAACGTTTAGCAGAAAATTTGCAGCACAAGAATTCCGTATTGCATGAGCTATTTGAACGAGAGCAGTTGGATCAGTTAATCGCAAGTGGTGGAAAGTCGTTTCAAGTGCCGTGGTTTGGCCAGTTGATGGCGGGTCCCCAATTATTAGCATACTTAATTCAAGTACATGAATGGGTAGAACATTATCGAATTAATATTATTTCCACATGA
- the pdxR gene encoding MocR-like pyridoxine biosynthesis transcription factor PdxR produces the protein MLFFQLDKEQTIPLYEQLYIGIKNAITTKQLDVGSRLPSKRELAEFFNISQTTVELAYAQLLAEGYIMSKPRIGYFVEEVDSLPIREVASVLPPQQAATKTIFTSDFSTAKIDEDAFPFTIWRKYAKDVLDTPFKHLLQTGERQGELALRIEIANYLHQSRGIKCLPEQIVIGSGTEQLLPMILKLLGGNMRLALENPGYSPIPRAQLEQVAIPIDVDQDGLIIGQLQNSNANIVYVTPSHQFPTGAVLSANRRTQLLRWAAETENRYIIEDDYDSEFRYIGKPIPALQGLDTNDRVIYLSTFTKSLMPSLRVAYFVLPPALVYRYQEHFNYYSSTVPRFEQHILANFMKDGHFAKHLNRMRKTYRKKHDKCIDVFANYYPQITISGDAAGTNMLISFDHEHSELTLQTIAREHGIYIMPLSNYYLTAKQPTKRSFLLGFGYLDLDEIETKLHHLMTVWKISKK, from the coding sequence ATGCTATTTTTCCAACTCGATAAAGAACAAACGATTCCACTCTATGAACAACTTTATATTGGTATTAAAAATGCCATTACAACTAAACAGCTCGATGTCGGTTCACGTCTTCCGTCCAAGCGTGAACTCGCTGAATTTTTCAATATTAGCCAAACAACCGTGGAACTTGCTTATGCGCAGCTACTTGCAGAGGGATATATTATGTCCAAGCCACGCATCGGCTATTTCGTGGAGGAAGTCGATTCATTACCCATTCGTGAGGTAGCATCTGTATTACCTCCACAGCAGGCCGCAACAAAAACTATTTTCACGTCTGATTTTTCTACAGCCAAAATTGATGAAGACGCCTTCCCGTTTACCATTTGGCGTAAGTACGCAAAAGACGTCCTTGATACACCCTTTAAGCATCTTCTTCAAACTGGGGAACGCCAAGGAGAGCTTGCACTGCGCATTGAAATTGCCAACTATCTTCATCAATCACGTGGCATCAAGTGTCTGCCTGAACAAATCGTCATCGGTTCTGGGACAGAGCAGCTATTGCCGATGATTTTAAAGCTACTTGGCGGCAATATGCGATTAGCCCTCGAAAACCCTGGCTACTCGCCTATACCAAGAGCACAACTTGAGCAGGTAGCCATACCGATTGATGTGGACCAAGACGGGCTCATAATCGGGCAACTTCAAAATAGCAATGCCAACATTGTGTATGTCACTCCATCTCATCAATTCCCAACTGGTGCTGTTTTGTCAGCCAATCGACGTACACAACTTTTAAGATGGGCCGCAGAAACTGAAAACCGCTATATTATTGAAGATGATTATGATAGTGAATTTCGTTATATTGGAAAACCAATTCCTGCACTGCAAGGCTTAGATACCAATGATCGTGTCATTTATTTGAGTACATTTACGAAATCACTTATGCCTTCATTGCGCGTTGCCTATTTTGTATTACCCCCAGCACTTGTTTATCGCTATCAGGAGCATTTTAATTATTATTCATCAACGGTTCCACGCTTTGAACAGCATATTTTAGCTAATTTTATGAAGGATGGGCATTTTGCAAAGCACCTAAATCGAATGCGGAAAACCTATCGCAAAAAGCATGATAAATGCATCGATGTATTCGCAAACTACTATCCACAAATAACGATTTCAGGAGATGCAGCAGGGACGAATATGTTAATTTCGTTTGATCATGAGCATTCCGAGTTAACGCTCCAAACAATCGCGCGCGAACATGGTATTTATATTATGCCGCTATCCAACTACTATTTAACCGCTAAGCAACCTACTAAGCGCTCCTTTCTATTAGGCTTTGGCTATTTAGACCTTGATGAAATTGAAACGAAATTGCATCATTTAATGACCGTTTGGAAGATTTCTAAAAAATAG
- the serS gene encoding serine--tRNA ligase: protein MLDIKRVRENFDGVKKMLLTRNEDLGNLDNFEPLDKKRRELIAKTEELKAERNKVSEQISVMKRNKEDATEVIARMRTVGDEIKALDVELNAIEEEFKDMMMRLPNIPHESVPVGMEEDDNVEEYTWGDVPTFDFETKAHWDIAKDLDIVDFERGAKVTGSRFLFYKGLGARLERALINFMMDLHSDKHGYTEMLPPQIVNRDSLTGTGQLPKFEEDVFKLVREEEEMDYFLIPTAEVPVTNYYRDEILAADVLPQAFSAYSANFRSEAGSAGRDTRGLIRQHQFNKVELVRFVKPEESYEQLELLTGHAEKVLQLLGLPYRKLKMCTADLGFTAAKKYDLEVWIPAQDMYREISSCSNFEDFQARRANIRFRREAGAKPEYVHTLNGSGLAIGRTVAAILENYQTADGSVVIPEALRPYMGGVEVISAK, encoded by the coding sequence ATGTTAGATATTAAACGTGTCCGTGAAAATTTTGACGGCGTAAAGAAAATGCTTCTTACACGTAACGAAGATTTAGGCAACTTAGACAACTTTGAACCACTTGATAAGAAGCGTCGTGAGTTAATCGCAAAAACAGAGGAATTAAAAGCTGAGCGTAACAAAGTATCAGAGCAAATTTCTGTCATGAAGCGCAATAAGGAAGATGCAACAGAAGTCATTGCGCGTATGCGTACAGTTGGTGATGAAATCAAAGCATTAGATGTAGAGCTAAATGCGATTGAAGAAGAATTCAAAGATATGATGATGCGTTTACCAAATATTCCACATGAATCTGTGCCGGTTGGTATGGAAGAGGATGATAATGTTGAGGAATACACTTGGGGTGACGTACCGACATTTGATTTTGAGACAAAAGCGCACTGGGATATCGCAAAGGATTTAGATATCGTAGACTTTGAGCGCGGTGCAAAAGTTACCGGCAGCCGTTTTTTATTCTATAAAGGATTAGGTGCACGTTTAGAGCGTGCGTTAATCAACTTTATGATGGACTTGCATTCTGACAAGCATGGCTACACAGAAATGCTACCACCGCAAATCGTAAACCGCGATTCTTTAACAGGGACTGGTCAATTACCGAAGTTTGAGGAAGATGTATTCAAGCTTGTGCGTGAAGAGGAAGAAATGGATTATTTCTTAATTCCAACAGCGGAAGTACCGGTAACAAACTATTACCGTGATGAAATTTTAGCAGCAGACGTATTACCACAGGCATTCTCTGCATACAGCGCCAACTTCCGTTCAGAAGCAGGCTCTGCAGGTCGTGATACACGTGGCTTAATCCGTCAGCACCAATTCAACAAAGTAGAATTAGTACGCTTCGTGAAACCAGAAGAATCTTATGAGCAATTAGAACTGTTAACAGGTCATGCCGAAAAAGTATTGCAGCTATTAGGCTTACCATACCGTAAATTAAAAATGTGTACAGCAGACTTAGGCTTTACAGCGGCGAAAAAATACGATTTAGAAGTATGGATTCCCGCACAAGATATGTACCGTGAGATTTCTTCTTGTTCAAACTTTGAAGATTTCCAAGCGCGTCGTGCCAACATCCGTTTCCGTCGTGAAGCCGGTGCAAAACCAGAGTACGTGCATACATTAAACGGTTCAGGACTTGCTATTGGTCGTACAGTAGCGGCGATTTTAGAAAACTACCAAACAGCTGATGGATCAGTCGTAATTCCAGAAGCATTACGTCCATATATGGGGGGCGTAGAAGTTATTTCAGCAAAATAA
- a CDS encoding GNAT family N-acetyltransferase: MEFLLFEHTFPAKYLASFHEVHEAVFASIFNDQKLIDKPNLLMILAVEKERVVGFKLGYEHPDGVFYSWLGGVHPDFQQRGIAANCMEMQHSWCKEQGYQRVRTYGRNEKRAMLIVNLKAGFEIVKTFVDDKGRHKIVFEKDL; encoded by the coding sequence ATGGAATTTCTATTATTTGAACATACGTTTCCAGCTAAATATTTAGCAAGCTTTCATGAGGTGCATGAGGCGGTTTTCGCGAGTATCTTTAATGATCAAAAATTAATCGATAAGCCGAATCTGCTTATGATTCTGGCGGTAGAAAAGGAGCGTGTTGTAGGCTTTAAGCTAGGCTATGAACATCCGGATGGTGTATTTTATAGCTGGCTTGGTGGCGTGCATCCTGATTTTCAACAACGGGGTATTGCCGCTAACTGTATGGAAATGCAGCATTCTTGGTGTAAGGAACAGGGTTATCAGCGCGTTCGTACATATGGTCGTAATGAAAAAAGGGCGATGCTGATTGTCAATTTAAAGGCTGGCTTTGAGATTGTCAAAACATTCGTTGATGACAAAGGCCGTCATAAAATAGTCTTTGAAAAGGATTTGTAA
- a CDS encoding hydroxymethylglutaryl-CoA lyase, giving the protein MHFPKQVEIIEVGPRDGLQNEATFVATEQKKQFIEKLAQVGFKRIETASFVHPKAVPQMADAAEIATYSKELGLIFLALTPNIKALNRAIEKGVPQIAVFVGASETFNEKNINRTIAQSLEECVELFQLAKQHQLFIRGYVSMCFSCPYEGAVSYEQVKSVVGHFVMHGVDEISIGDTNGQANPHIVYERFTQLKEDFPNTEFVAHFHDTNGFAYANIISALQAGVTKFDSSVAGLGGCPFSPGATGNVATEKVVQLFHAMGIATGIDEEKLKEAVQFAKTLR; this is encoded by the coding sequence ATGCATTTTCCGAAGCAGGTCGAAATTATCGAAGTAGGTCCACGTGATGGTTTGCAAAACGAAGCAACATTTGTCGCAACAGAGCAAAAAAAACAGTTCATTGAAAAGCTTGCACAAGTTGGATTTAAACGGATAGAAACAGCCTCTTTTGTTCATCCAAAAGCAGTGCCTCAAATGGCAGATGCTGCTGAAATAGCGACATATAGCAAAGAGCTCGGTCTAATATTTTTAGCACTAACTCCAAATATTAAGGCATTAAATCGCGCAATCGAAAAAGGTGTTCCGCAAATTGCCGTTTTTGTTGGGGCAAGTGAAACGTTTAATGAAAAAAACATCAATCGTACAATTGCGCAGTCGCTTGAGGAGTGTGTTGAGCTGTTTCAACTTGCGAAGCAGCACCAATTATTTATTCGCGGCTATGTGTCAATGTGCTTTAGCTGTCCGTATGAGGGGGCTGTATCTTATGAGCAGGTGAAGAGTGTTGTTGGCCATTTTGTCATGCATGGAGTGGATGAAATTTCAATTGGCGATACGAATGGGCAGGCTAACCCGCATATTGTGTATGAGCGATTCACTCAACTAAAGGAGGATTTCCCTAATACAGAATTTGTAGCACATTTCCATGATACAAATGGCTTTGCCTATGCCAATATCATCTCGGCTTTACAAGCGGGGGTAACAAAGTTTGATAGTTCGGTAGCAGGGCTTGGTGGCTGTCCATTTTCACCAGGGGCAACGGGGAATGTTGCGACAGAAAAGGTTGTACAGCTATTTCATGCAATGGGGATTGCAACAGGGATTGATGAGGAGAAGCTAAAGGAAGCCGTACAGTTTGCGAAAACGCTGCGTTAA
- the ltrA gene encoding group II intron reverse transcriptase/maturase — MTDIFTDLHERAKNKESFHQLYDIITSRNNILLAYRKIKSNKGSKTPGTDGKTIVDLEKRSENELVVEIQSKLKNYRPKKVRRKLIEKDNGKQRPLGIPCILDRIIQQCFKQVLEPIAEAHFFNHSYGFRPLRSTHHAMARIQFLVNQSKLHYVVDVDIKGFFDNINHTLLIKQLWNIGIRDRQVLACLSKMLKAEVDGEGIPTKGSPQGGLLSPLLSNIVLNELDHWVANQWELFPLHKNFKTREGQLLAKKRTHLKEGYIVRYADDFKIICRDWKTAEKWYHAVKLFLKDRLKLDISPEKSKIINLRKHESAFLGFTIRANRKGKKRIAHTFVKAEKMQKIKADAKKRLEILRTSPTTQNAMRFNSFVLGLHNYFNRATHVNLAFSRLAYELGASMYNRLKPIGKYEHPNNPPPVYKKFYGLGSKTYKIAGIYLFPLGIIKTKNVIAFTQSITPFTEEGRVQISTRLSKDIRQEIVLLMESKIPTQSVEYMDNRISRYSMKKGKCEITGMFLQAQDVYCHHYIPSHLGGSDKFNNLRIIQKEVHELIHMTDKIKANTLIKTLGITESMLEKINKYRENCELEIIK; from the coding sequence ATGACAGACATCTTTACAGACCTACATGAACGAGCTAAAAACAAAGAATCGTTCCATCAGCTATACGACATCATCACGTCGAGGAACAATATTTTATTAGCGTATCGAAAAATCAAGTCAAATAAAGGGTCGAAGACACCAGGGACAGATGGCAAAACTATTGTAGACTTAGAGAAACGATCAGAGAACGAATTAGTAGTAGAAATACAAAGTAAGCTTAAAAATTATCGCCCTAAGAAAGTTAGACGAAAACTAATCGAAAAAGATAATGGTAAGCAGCGCCCATTAGGTATTCCATGCATCCTTGATAGAATCATACAGCAGTGCTTTAAACAAGTGTTAGAGCCGATTGCAGAGGCTCATTTCTTCAATCATAGCTATGGATTTAGACCTTTACGGTCTACTCATCATGCGATGGCAAGAATCCAATTTTTAGTTAATCAATCGAAACTCCATTACGTTGTAGATGTTGATATTAAAGGATTTTTTGATAATATCAATCATACTTTGCTTATTAAACAATTATGGAATATAGGTATTCGGGATAGACAGGTTCTAGCCTGTTTATCCAAAATGTTAAAAGCAGAAGTGGACGGGGAAGGTATCCCAACAAAAGGTTCTCCTCAAGGCGGTTTGCTTTCTCCATTACTGTCTAATATTGTACTTAATGAATTGGACCATTGGGTAGCGAATCAATGGGAACTATTCCCACTCCATAAAAACTTTAAAACTAGAGAAGGTCAACTTCTTGCAAAGAAGCGCACTCACTTAAAAGAAGGCTACATTGTTAGATATGCGGATGACTTTAAAATCATTTGTCGTGATTGGAAAACTGCTGAAAAGTGGTATCATGCTGTTAAACTATTTTTAAAAGACCGTTTAAAACTTGATATTTCACCAGAAAAATCGAAGATTATTAATCTGCGCAAGCATGAGTCTGCTTTTCTTGGCTTCACAATACGTGCAAATCGCAAAGGAAAAAAGCGAATTGCTCATACGTTTGTCAAAGCTGAAAAGATGCAGAAAATTAAGGCGGATGCAAAGAAACGATTAGAAATACTCCGAACATCTCCAACTACTCAAAATGCCATGCGCTTTAATAGTTTTGTCTTAGGGTTACACAATTATTTTAATAGAGCTACTCACGTCAACTTAGCGTTCTCACGACTCGCCTACGAACTAGGTGCATCTATGTACAATCGTCTTAAACCTATCGGTAAATATGAACATCCTAACAACCCGCCACCTGTCTATAAAAAGTTCTATGGCTTGGGCTCTAAAACGTATAAAATCGCAGGGATATACCTCTTCCCTCTTGGAATCATCAAAACTAAAAATGTGATTGCTTTTACTCAAAGTATAACCCCATTTACCGAGGAAGGTCGAGTACAAATATCTACACGGTTGAGTAAAGATATAAGACAGGAAATAGTATTGTTAATGGAATCAAAAATACCGACACAAAGCGTCGAATATATGGATAATCGGATTAGTAGGTACAGTATGAAAAAAGGGAAATGTGAAATAACTGGCATGTTCCTACAAGCACAAGATGTGTATTGTCATCACTACATTCCTAGTCATCTTGGTGGTAGCGACAAATTCAATAATTTACGCATTATCCAAAAAGAAGTACATGAATTAATCCATATGACCGACAAAATTAAGGCGAATACACTCATAAAAACTTTGGGTATCACTGAATCGATGTTAGAAAAAATCAATAAATATCGAGAAAATTGTGAGCTAGAAATAATCAAATAA